The Triticum aestivum cultivar Chinese Spring chromosome 3A, IWGSC CS RefSeq v2.1, whole genome shotgun sequence genome includes a region encoding these proteins:
- the LOC123058671 gene encoding uncharacterized protein has product MFMLMRRAVDLKINDLLIYTDCSHCDRVVREVEIVQPKDKHAELSVAVLGLKAKFDNVFCQLEPREKLLFPDSLISLWRNSSSPHANIFEGLLGIWSPHLLGLPVFRIHQTRKAANAFIAKKNAGGSLGNLVLHHAYKVNVKEESRKMDAVRNVVMAMRPKSIEVLVRTENEAQAVGEELSKLFKQMLVKYEKRAVGEGYEVAARKGIVISGRERKLRIIYHSSMEDVTTIKAANTLSVKLLSLEDDDENITALRPECFLFFN; this is encoded by the exons ATGTTCATGCTGATGCGCCGGGCTGTGGATTTAAAAATTAATGACTTGCTGATATATACAGACTGCAGCCATTGTGATCGAGTTGTGAGGGAAGTGGAAATAGTGCAGCCCAAGGATAAGCACGCAGAATTGTCCGTGGCGGTGCTTGGCTTGAAGGCGAAGTTCGATAATGTCTTTTGTCAGTTAGAACCAAGGGAGAAGCTGCTGTTCCCTGATTCTCTCATCAGTCTCTGGAGGAACTCATCCTCAccacatgcaaatatatttgaaGGTTTATTGGGCATATGGTCACCCCATTTGCTGGGACTGCCGGTTTTCCGGATCCATCAAACAAGAAAAGCTGCTAATGCTTTCATTG ctaaaaaaaatgCTGGAGGAAGTCTGGGAAACCTTGTTCTGCACCATGCATATAAAGTCAATGTGAAGGAAGAATCAAGAAAAATGGATGCTGTGCGAAATGTAGTTATGGCGATGCGCCCCAAAAGCATAGAGGTGTTGGTGAGAACTGAAAATGAAGCCCAAGCAGTGGGAGAGGAGTTGAGCAAGCTGTTCAAACAAATGCTTGTTAAATATGAGAAGCGCGCAGTTGGTGAAGGCTATGAGGTAGCAGCAAGGAAGGGCATTGTCATCTCTGGTAGAGAGAGGAAACTGAGAATTATCTATCACTCATCAATGGAGGATGTGACCACAATCAAGGCGGCTAATACACTAAGTGTGAAGCTCTTGAGTTTGGAGGATGATGATGAGAACATTACAGCACTACGGCCGGAGTGTTTCCTTTTCTTCAATTGA